The Macrococcoides canis genome has a window encoding:
- the efeB gene encoding iron uptake transporter deferrochelatase/peroxidase subunit, whose amino-acid sequence MSRRDFLKVAGIGGAGVVIGSTGLGTSLYAINHFGKDNSNSKNKVNFYGKYQSGIISDVQTHVYFVVLELQTKDLDEVKDMFKLWTKYSVKLMNGDLVAPLTENMLLPAVDTGEAIGLDASRLTLTYGAGPDFFKKLKIDALAPDDLKPLPHFPKDQLDDKFSGGDICIQACSDDPQVNFHAIRNLVRASRGLVTMKWSQTGFNSFEIQDNKIQTPRNLFSFKDGTGNPGGNNTEKLNEMVWCDSDWYKNGTYLIARKIQMHLETWDRTSLEDQERTFGRHRDTGAPLGMKNEFDTVDIKRKDEQGNLHIPEDSHVHLAKKSGTNLLRRSFSYTNGINENTGAFDAGLLFVSFQKSPDQFIKIQNMMGRVDRLNEYITHRGTGIFLAFPGIKEGGYIGETLFNHI is encoded by the coding sequence ATGTCTCGTCGTGATTTTCTGAAAGTAGCTGGTATTGGAGGTGCGGGTGTAGTGATTGGTTCAACCGGTCTCGGCACCTCTCTTTATGCTATCAACCATTTTGGAAAAGACAACTCAAACTCAAAAAATAAAGTAAACTTCTACGGAAAATATCAATCAGGAATCATTTCAGACGTGCAGACGCATGTCTATTTTGTCGTTCTTGAATTACAGACAAAAGACCTCGATGAAGTTAAAGACATGTTTAAATTATGGACAAAATATAGCGTTAAACTAATGAATGGAGATCTTGTGGCTCCCCTTACAGAAAACATGCTATTACCGGCCGTTGACACTGGTGAAGCAATCGGTCTTGATGCTTCACGATTAACTTTGACCTATGGTGCAGGTCCTGATTTCTTTAAAAAACTAAAGATCGACGCGTTAGCGCCAGATGACTTAAAACCACTTCCTCATTTCCCTAAAGATCAGCTAGATGATAAGTTCTCAGGGGGAGATATATGTATACAGGCATGCAGCGATGACCCCCAAGTAAATTTTCATGCGATAAGAAATCTAGTTCGTGCTTCCCGAGGACTAGTAACGATGAAATGGAGTCAAACCGGCTTTAATTCATTTGAAATACAGGACAATAAAATACAGACACCGAGAAACTTATTCTCTTTTAAAGATGGTACGGGTAATCCAGGGGGAAACAATACAGAGAAACTTAATGAGATGGTATGGTGTGATTCAGATTGGTACAAAAATGGAACATACTTAATCGCAAGGAAAATTCAAATGCATCTAGAAACATGGGATCGCACTTCTTTAGAGGATCAGGAGCGTACATTTGGTCGTCATCGTGACACTGGTGCCCCGCTTGGCATGAAAAATGAGTTCGATACTGTTGATATAAAGCGTAAAGATGAACAAGGAAACCTGCATATCCCAGAAGATTCACATGTTCATTTAGCGAAAAAGTCAGGTACAAACTTATTAAGACGTTCATTCAGCTATACGAATGGAATTAATGAAAATACGGGCGCTTTTGATGCTGGATTGCTATTCGTAAGTTTCCAGAAATCTCCGGATCAATTTATAAAGATTCAAAATATGATGGGTCGTGTTGACCGTCTAAACGAATACATTACACATAGAGGTACTGGAATCTTCCTGGCCTTCCCTGGTATTAAAGAAGGAGGATATATCGGTGAAACGCTTTTTAATCATATTTAG
- the efeO gene encoding iron uptake system protein EfeO: MKQSMLLTSFIAGSLLLTACGNESSSDKKGNKTEETKQTVDLSKETEAYKAFTVDQIDHFVKDTEQFVNAFKAGDIAKAKEIYPKARMYFERSEPVAESFGDLDPRIDARLADMKAEGKTEEWSGYHKLEKALWEENTTKGYEATADQLLKDAKELRAKVDTAEVTPKLMLQGSIDLLNEVSTSKISGEEEIYSHTDLYDFKANIEGAEKIFELFKEKISKKDDKLAQDIEKRFDNVNTLLKQHETPDGGYASYEQLSKEDTKKLSEAVDQLGEPLSQMAIILE; encoded by the coding sequence ATGAAGCAGAGCATGTTATTAACATCATTCATCGCCGGCTCATTACTACTAACTGCATGTGGTAATGAATCGTCTTCTGATAAAAAAGGAAATAAAACTGAAGAAACGAAACAAACAGTTGATTTATCTAAAGAGACTGAAGCATACAAAGCTTTTACGGTAGATCAGATTGATCACTTCGTTAAAGATACTGAACAATTCGTCAATGCTTTTAAAGCTGGTGATATTGCAAAAGCTAAAGAAATTTATCCGAAAGCACGTATGTATTTCGAACGTTCAGAACCTGTTGCTGAAAGTTTCGGTGATCTGGATCCAAGAATCGATGCACGTTTAGCTGATATGAAAGCTGAAGGTAAGACAGAGGAATGGTCAGGTTATCATAAATTAGAAAAAGCATTATGGGAAGAGAATACAACTAAAGGTTATGAGGCAACGGCGGATCAATTGCTTAAAGATGCAAAAGAGCTTCGTGCGAAAGTAGATACTGCAGAAGTCACGCCTAAACTTATGCTTCAAGGATCAATCGATTTATTAAACGAAGTCTCTACTTCTAAAATTTCTGGAGAAGAAGAAATTTATTCTCATACAGACCTTTATGATTTCAAAGCCAATATTGAAGGTGCAGAAAAAATCTTCGAATTATTCAAAGAAAAAATAAGCAAAAAAGATGATAAGCTTGCACAAGATATCGAAAAACGCTTTGACAATGTTAATACTCTACTGAAACAACACGAAACACCAGACGGTGGATATGCAAGTTATGAACAATTATCAAAAGAAGATACTAAAAAATTATCAGAGGCTGTTGACCAGCTTGGTGAACCACTAAGTCAAATGGCCATCATTTTGGAGTGA
- a CDS encoding aminoacyltransferase, protein MRFCELQPDEFESFVNAHFSHYTQSRIHYDYKVEHNEPVHIVGVKEGDEVLAACLLTSARAFKYFNYFYSHRGPVMDYSNKKLVDLFYTELKKYLKSHNGLFALIDPHIIMNYRDHDGNITQSNDVESFFEQMKGLGYQHRGFPVGYSNDSQARFLSVLNLEGKSEDEILKEMEYKTRRNIKKTYEMGVRLRDLSIEETDKFFELFQMAEDKHGFSFRDFDYFVKMQKMYKDQCRLVLSYIDLDEHLDILHKDLKQKEDEYNKEKLKLDENPDFRKLRNKVEQLSKAVDKEKPKIKEIESLKQTDGRILHLASALYIHNEHELYYLSSGSNPKYNQFMGPYNMMFEMIKYAKSLNLKTYNFYGVTGVFTEDAEDYGVLKFKKGFNAHIEEYIGDFILPLSPFYKLYELKQKL, encoded by the coding sequence ATGAGATTTTGCGAGTTACAACCAGATGAATTTGAGTCCTTTGTGAATGCGCATTTCAGTCATTACACACAATCAAGAATTCATTACGATTATAAAGTTGAACATAATGAACCTGTACACATTGTAGGGGTTAAAGAGGGAGATGAAGTGCTTGCTGCATGTCTATTAACGAGTGCACGCGCGTTTAAGTACTTTAACTATTTCTACTCGCATCGTGGTCCTGTGATGGATTATTCAAATAAGAAGCTTGTTGATTTATTCTATACAGAACTAAAAAAATATTTAAAATCACATAATGGTTTATTTGCTTTGATAGATCCACATATTATCATGAACTATAGAGATCACGACGGTAATATTACCCAATCAAATGATGTCGAAAGCTTTTTCGAACAGATGAAAGGTTTAGGTTATCAGCATCGTGGATTCCCTGTCGGATATTCTAATGATTCACAAGCTAGATTCTTATCAGTGCTTAATCTTGAAGGTAAATCTGAAGACGAAATATTAAAAGAGATGGAATATAAGACGAGACGTAACATTAAGAAAACGTATGAGATGGGTGTTCGTTTAAGAGATTTATCGATTGAAGAAACAGATAAATTCTTTGAATTATTTCAGATGGCTGAAGATAAGCACGGTTTCTCATTCAGAGATTTCGACTACTTCGTTAAGATGCAAAAAATGTATAAAGATCAATGCAGACTTGTGTTAAGTTATATTGATCTGGATGAACATCTTGATATTTTACATAAAGATTTAAAACAAAAAGAAGACGAATATAATAAAGAGAAATTGAAGCTGGATGAAAATCCTGACTTCAGAAAATTACGTAATAAAGTAGAACAACTGTCTAAAGCAGTTGATAAAGAGAAGCCGAAAATTAAAGAAATTGAATCACTTAAGCAGACAGATGGCAGAATACTTCATTTAGCCAGTGCATTATATATTCATAATGAACATGAGTTATACTATCTATCAAGTGGTTCCAATCCAAAGTACAATCAATTTATGGGACCGTATAATATGATGTTTGAAATGATTAAGTATGCAAAGAGCTTGAATTTAAAGACATATAATTTCTATGGTGTGACTGGTGTATTCACTGAAGATGCCGAAGATTATGGAGTACTTAAATTTAAGAAAGGCTTCAATGCACATATTGAAGAATATATTGGAGACTTTATTTTGCCACTAAGTCCTTTCTACAAATTATATGAATTGAAACAAAAGTTATAA
- the deoD gene encoding purine-nucleoside phosphorylase, with the protein MSKSTPHIKPENNPIAETILLPGDPLRAKFIADTYLEDVVQFNEVRNMFGYTGTYKGKRISVMGTGMGIPSIGIYSYELIHTFGVKNLIRVGSCGAMQEGINVYDVIIAQGASTDSNYVAQYGLPGHFAPIANYELLARAKQLADEKGVPNHVGNVLSSDIFYNANKEATDKWRSMGILAVEMESAGLYMNAAYAGGDVRALGIFTVSDHLLTHEETTPEERQTSFTKMMEIALEIVE; encoded by the coding sequence ATGTCTAAATCAACACCACATATTAAACCAGAAAATAATCCAATCGCAGAAACGATTCTTTTACCAGGAGATCCTTTACGCGCCAAATTTATTGCAGACACATATTTAGAAGATGTTGTCCAATTTAATGAAGTACGTAATATGTTCGGATACACTGGAACTTACAAAGGAAAGCGTATCTCAGTTATGGGTACTGGTATGGGAATTCCATCTATCGGCATCTATTCTTATGAATTGATTCACACATTTGGAGTAAAGAATTTAATTCGTGTAGGTTCTTGTGGAGCAATGCAAGAAGGCATCAACGTATACGATGTTATTATCGCCCAAGGTGCGTCAACAGATTCTAACTACGTTGCACAATACGGATTACCAGGTCACTTCGCACCTATCGCGAACTACGAGTTACTTGCACGTGCAAAACAATTAGCTGATGAAAAAGGCGTACCTAATCATGTAGGGAACGTATTATCATCAGACATCTTCTACAATGCAAACAAAGAAGCGACTGACAAATGGCGTTCAATGGGCATCTTAGCTGTTGAAATGGAATCAGCAGGATTATATATGAATGCTGCTTATGCAGGTGGAGACGTTCGCGCATTAGGCATCTTCACTGTCAGCGATCACTTATTAACACACGAAGAAACTACACCAGAAGAGCGTCAAACATCATTCACTAAGATGATGGAAATCGCGTTAGAAATCGTAGAATAA
- the modB gene encoding molybdate ABC transporter permease subunit — MTLSSLLNDENFISPILISLKVAMSATVLSFLLALVLHYLLSRKYFKGKTILEAIIMLPMVLPPTVVGFLLLILFGKQSLMGKLIESLFHQPIIFTIYAAITASTLVALPLMYQSLKIGIEQIPDSLYHVALLDGASRFRMFTRITLPLSKAALLTGTLLSFARAIGEFGATLIFAGNIPGVTETMPTAIYVAIDNNEMHLAYAWVIIMIVMSFIMMMATQLLRKS, encoded by the coding sequence ATGACTTTATCCAGCTTATTAAATGACGAAAATTTTATATCACCTATACTCATCTCACTTAAAGTCGCAATGAGTGCAACAGTATTAAGTTTCCTATTGGCACTCGTATTACATTATTTATTATCCAGGAAATATTTTAAAGGGAAGACGATTTTAGAAGCGATAATTATGTTGCCGATGGTGCTTCCTCCAACAGTTGTAGGATTTTTACTACTCATTTTGTTCGGTAAGCAAAGTTTGATGGGGAAACTTATTGAAAGTCTATTCCATCAGCCGATTATCTTTACAATATATGCTGCAATTACTGCGTCTACACTTGTCGCTTTACCATTAATGTATCAATCATTAAAGATAGGTATAGAACAGATTCCGGATAGTTTATATCATGTTGCTCTGCTTGATGGTGCCTCACGATTTCGTATGTTTACACGTATCACTTTACCTTTATCGAAAGCAGCATTACTCACTGGAACACTGCTGTCATTTGCGCGGGCAATCGGCGAATTTGGCGCAACACTTATATTCGCCGGCAATATACCCGGTGTGACAGAGACGATGCCAACAGCAATATATGTAGCAATTGATAACAATGAAATGCATCTTGCTTATGCATGGGTGATTATAATGATCGTCATGTCATTTATTATGATGATGGCCACACAATTATTAAGAAAATCATAA
- a CDS encoding acyl-CoA dehydrogenase family protein, with protein MENELFLDSSIELKWKALFESNREWLEQTAAEADRKGVLNNPLIDWLIEHEYHMLTLPVEYGGAGCNIKELIMIQSLLGYYDESTALSIGWHLGIVGEVFELGLWSEEMMVQFAEDVKNGAITNRIVSESEMGSPTRGGRPSTNAVHTGDEYIINGTKTFASMSHRLTHMLVGAYDTEASAMGFYYVPADSEGIEIVETWDTLGMRATASHDVIFNDLKINERYRVEIDKEKRPNPWLMHIPAVYLGLAQRALDEAVQFSTTYQPNSLQTPISELPHIQDKLAKMEMLMMQSRHFIYHACEMHLEGRTEHLGLTFQLSKHIIINNGLEIIDLAMRVLGAKSLERTRILERILRSMRAGLHNPPMDDAVERNIVTQLLKTHEINEN; from the coding sequence ATGGAAAATGAATTATTTCTTGATAGTAGTATAGAATTAAAATGGAAAGCATTATTTGAATCAAACAGGGAATGGCTGGAACAGACGGCAGCAGAAGCTGATAGAAAAGGAGTGCTAAACAATCCGCTCATCGATTGGTTGATTGAGCATGAGTATCACATGCTGACGTTACCTGTTGAATATGGTGGTGCTGGATGTAATATTAAAGAACTTATTATGATTCAGTCGTTACTTGGGTATTATGATGAATCGACAGCCTTATCTATCGGTTGGCATCTAGGTATTGTAGGTGAAGTCTTTGAGCTTGGCCTTTGGTCAGAAGAAATGATGGTGCAATTTGCTGAAGACGTAAAAAATGGTGCCATTACGAATCGTATCGTATCTGAAAGTGAGATGGGAAGTCCGACACGAGGCGGTCGTCCTTCTACGAACGCCGTACATACTGGAGATGAATATATAATTAATGGGACTAAGACCTTTGCATCGATGAGCCATCGACTGACGCACATGCTCGTAGGGGCTTACGATACTGAAGCGTCTGCTATGGGGTTCTATTATGTCCCAGCTGACAGTGAAGGTATTGAAATCGTTGAGACTTGGGATACATTGGGTATGCGTGCAACGGCAAGTCATGATGTCATTTTTAATGATTTAAAAATAAATGAACGTTATAGAGTTGAAATCGATAAAGAAAAGCGACCGAATCCATGGTTGATGCATATTCCGGCGGTCTATCTCGGTCTTGCACAGCGTGCGCTTGATGAAGCGGTACAATTTAGTACAACGTATCAGCCGAATTCTTTGCAGACTCCCATCAGTGAACTTCCGCATATTCAAGATAAGCTCGCTAAAATGGAAATGCTGATGATGCAGTCTCGTCATTTTATTTATCATGCTTGCGAAATGCATTTAGAGGGTAGGACAGAACATCTTGGACTTACATTCCAGCTGTCGAAGCATATCATTATCAATAATGGACTTGAAATCATCGATTTAGCAATGCGTGTATTAGGGGCGAAGAGTCTTGAACGTACAAGAATATTGGAAAGAATATTAAGATCGATGCGAGCAGGGCTGCATAATCCACCGATGGATGATGCGGTTGAACGCAATATTGTGACACAACTATTAAAAACACATGAAATCAATGAGAATTAA
- a CDS encoding EamA family transporter — protein MNNTTKGIILVTSGAVFWGVGGTVSQQMFQTFNLPLDWFITVRLIFSGLFLLLLAVIRKQNIFNLFKDRYTMIHLIIYSIFGMLAVQYTFLASIEAGNAAVATLLQYLAPIVILIYLLSTRKISFRLIDFIVISVSTFGTFLLLTSGNINSVVVPPKAIVWGLLSAVAAAFYTMYAGRLFVHNKPLVIIGWAMLFAGIFVSLFNRHWNINPFAMGSVAIGYLIFVIIVGTALAFFLYLLSVKYIDPQLTALLGCIEPLTAIIVSILWLKQPFNFIQIIGMIIILGVILFISIINSKEKKIQQNT, from the coding sequence ATGAATAATACAACAAAGGGCATCATCCTTGTCACATCCGGCGCTGTATTCTGGGGTGTAGGCGGGACAGTTTCACAACAAATGTTCCAGACTTTTAATCTTCCTCTTGATTGGTTTATTACTGTAAGATTAATTTTCAGCGGATTATTCTTGTTACTGCTTGCTGTCATTAGAAAACAAAATATCTTCAACCTCTTTAAAGATCGTTATACTATGATCCATCTCATCATATATTCGATATTCGGAATGCTTGCAGTGCAGTATACTTTTCTTGCCTCAATAGAAGCTGGAAATGCTGCTGTCGCTACTTTACTACAGTATTTAGCACCTATCGTCATTTTAATTTATTTACTTAGCACACGAAAAATTAGTTTTAGATTAATAGACTTTATCGTAATTAGTGTGTCTACATTCGGGACGTTTCTACTGCTTACAAGCGGTAATATTAATAGCGTTGTCGTGCCACCTAAAGCCATCGTCTGGGGATTGCTCAGCGCTGTGGCAGCTGCTTTCTACACAATGTATGCTGGGCGACTATTTGTTCATAATAAGCCATTAGTTATCATTGGATGGGCTATGCTCTTTGCAGGAATATTCGTCAGTCTTTTCAATAGACACTGGAATATCAATCCTTTCGCGATGGGAAGTGTGGCCATTGGATATTTAATCTTTGTGATTATTGTCGGAACTGCACTTGCATTCTTCTTATATTTATTAAGCGTAAAGTATATCGATCCACAGCTTACTGCATTACTTGGATGTATAGAGCCACTTACCGCTATTATTGTGAGTATCCTTTGGTTGAAACAGCCATTTAACTTTATTCAGATTATTGGAATGATCATTATATTAGGGGTCATCCTTTTTATATCCATTATCAATTCTAAAGAAAAAAAGATTCAACAAAACACATGA
- a CDS encoding ABC transporter substrate-binding protein translates to MKKILVLFIACIVTLAACGNQDSKKENKETTVDFKTDSGKTIKIPKEPKRIVVMGASYVGNLIDLGVTPVGADQYAFQSDILKPKLKGVEQLNPGDVEKIAKLKPDLIISFDTDKDNKKYEKIAPTIPFTYTKHDYLEVHELLGKIVGKEKEAKAFVDKWNEETKKDGEEIKKHLGEDKTYSIFQFFQKEIYVYGDNWGRGSEIIYQAFGLKMQDKIVKDVKPTGWKKVSSESLGSYAGDIVLVSSDSGSATNTVTESNLWKNMDAVKNNRLVEYDAEDFWFNDPISLEYQRKVLKEKLMNLK, encoded by the coding sequence GTGAAAAAAATATTAGTGTTATTTATCGCGTGTATCGTCACACTCGCAGCATGCGGGAATCAAGATAGTAAGAAAGAGAACAAAGAAACAACAGTAGACTTTAAAACTGATAGCGGCAAAACAATTAAAATTCCGAAAGAACCAAAGCGTATCGTTGTTATGGGTGCTAGCTATGTTGGGAATTTGATTGATTTAGGAGTTACACCAGTTGGAGCAGATCAATATGCATTCCAATCTGATATATTAAAACCAAAGCTCAAAGGTGTAGAACAGTTAAATCCAGGTGATGTTGAGAAAATTGCTAAACTAAAACCAGATTTAATTATTTCATTCGATACTGATAAAGATAATAAGAAGTATGAAAAGATTGCACCAACAATCCCTTTCACATATACAAAACATGATTATTTAGAAGTGCATGAACTATTAGGGAAAATTGTCGGCAAAGAAAAAGAAGCGAAAGCTTTTGTAGATAAATGGAATGAAGAGACGAAAAAAGATGGAGAAGAAATTAAGAAACATCTTGGTGAAGATAAAACTTATTCTATCTTCCAGTTCTTCCAAAAAGAAATATATGTTTATGGTGATAACTGGGGACGTGGCTCTGAAATTATTTATCAAGCGTTCGGATTAAAGATGCAGGATAAGATTGTAAAAGATGTTAAACCCACTGGCTGGAAAAAAGTATCATCTGAAAGTTTAGGAAGTTATGCAGGAGATATCGTACTTGTGTCAAGTGATTCAGGATCCGCTACAAATACAGTAACTGAATCTAATTTATGGAAGAACATGGACGCAGTTAAAAATAACCGCCTCGTCGAATATGATGCTGAAGATTTCTGGTTTAATGATCCGATTTCTTTAGAATATCAAAGAAAAGTTCTGAAAGAAAAATTAATGAATTTAAAATAA
- a CDS encoding biotin transporter BioY, with the protein MKLKDLVIIAMFAALISAMGIIPPIPVPGLPVPIVIQNLGIMLAGCLLGRKKGTLAVLLFLLLAAIGAPVLSGGRGGFALFFGPTGGYLLSYIIVAYLIGLFTDKMKRFSVWKVFIVNALIGAILCNLIGGAFMAQNLKMDLMKAYTSVLVFLPGDFIKALLAAILAVSLRKNPQVKRSLNI; encoded by the coding sequence ATGAAGTTAAAAGATTTAGTGATCATCGCAATGTTTGCAGCATTGATTTCTGCTATGGGTATTATACCGCCTATTCCTGTACCAGGTTTGCCGGTACCGATTGTTATTCAAAATTTAGGTATAATGCTGGCAGGCTGTTTGTTAGGGCGTAAGAAAGGTACACTTGCCGTATTATTATTCTTATTGCTTGCTGCAATTGGTGCGCCGGTGTTATCAGGAGGGCGTGGAGGATTTGCGTTATTCTTTGGTCCAACAGGCGGTTATTTATTATCGTACATTATTGTTGCGTATTTAATTGGCTTATTTACGGATAAGATGAAGCGCTTTTCAGTATGGAAAGTATTTATTGTCAATGCACTTATCGGTGCAATTTTATGTAATTTAATTGGCGGAGCGTTCATGGCGCAAAACTTAAAAATGGATCTGATGAAAGCCTATACTTCTGTATTGGTTTTCTTGCCAGGAGACTTTATTAAAGCACTGCTTGCAGCGATACTTGCTGTATCTTTAAGAAAGAATCCACAAGTGAAAAGAAGTTTAAATATATAA
- the fdhD gene encoding formate dehydrogenase accessory sulfurtransferase FdhD gives MAHEVYVTNNILRFNRDGLHEEHDQIATEFPLTIYINKEEFATIVCTPDYMKELIIGFLASEGIIRKFSDIEKFHLDDSKGLCHITLTHEIHSIHANHSKRLISSCCGKSRQFYFVNDMQTSKVSTTEKTITPSEVIRMMQHLQSESKAFQVTGGLHNAAISDGNTFYLHRTDIGRHNAMDKLYGHCLLNRIPIKDKILIFSGRISSEILIKASKIGVGIILSKSAPTDLAIKLADDLNITAIGFIRDDGFNVYSHPERLIT, from the coding sequence ATGGCGCATGAAGTTTATGTTACAAATAATATATTGAGGTTTAATCGTGACGGATTACATGAAGAACATGATCAGATTGCGACTGAATTCCCATTAACGATTTATATCAATAAAGAAGAATTCGCGACAATAGTGTGTACACCTGATTATATGAAAGAACTTATCATAGGGTTTCTAGCATCTGAAGGCATTATTAGAAAGTTCAGCGACATCGAGAAATTCCACCTGGATGATTCTAAAGGATTATGTCATATTACGCTCACTCATGAGATACATTCCATTCATGCAAATCACTCAAAACGTCTGATCAGTTCTTGCTGCGGGAAAAGTAGGCAGTTTTATTTTGTTAATGATATGCAGACCTCTAAAGTGTCTACAACCGAAAAAACAATTACGCCAAGTGAAGTCATTCGTATGATGCAGCATCTTCAAAGTGAAAGTAAAGCATTTCAAGTAACAGGGGGCTTGCATAACGCAGCAATTAGCGATGGCAATACCTTCTATCTACATCGTACTGATATCGGTCGTCACAATGCGATGGACAAATTATATGGACACTGCCTCTTAAACCGCATACCTATCAAAGATAAAATTTTAATATTCTCTGGAAGAATCTCATCTGAAATATTAATTAAAGCATCCAAAATCGGTGTCGGAATTATTTTAAGTAAATCCGCACCGACGGACCTTGCTATCAAACTTGCAGATGACTTAAATATTACTGCAATTGGATTTATTAGAGATGACGGATTTAATGTTTACAGTCACCCTGAGCGCTTAATTACATAA